From one Synechocystis sp. PCC 6803 substr. PCC-P genomic stretch:
- the tpiA gene encoding triose-phosphate isomerase, protein MRKIIIAGNWKMHKTQAEAQAFLQGFKPLIEDAAESREVVLCVPFTDLSGMSQQLHGGRVRLGAQNVHWEASGAYTGEISAAMLTEIGIHYVVIGHSERRQYFGETDETANLRVLAAQKAGLIPILCVGESKAQRDAGETEQVIVDQVKKGLVNVDQSNLVIAYEPIWAIGTGDTCAATEANRVIGLIREQLTNSQVTIQYGGSVNANNVDEIMAQPEIDGALVGGASLEPQSFARIVNFQP, encoded by the coding sequence GTGCGAAAAATCATTATTGCGGGCAATTGGAAAATGCATAAGACGCAGGCGGAGGCCCAAGCGTTTTTGCAGGGGTTTAAACCTTTAATCGAAGATGCGGCGGAAAGTCGTGAGGTGGTGTTGTGTGTTCCTTTCACCGATTTGAGCGGCATGTCCCAACAACTCCATGGCGGTAGGGTCCGCCTAGGGGCACAAAATGTCCATTGGGAAGCGAGTGGGGCCTACACAGGGGAAATTTCAGCGGCTATGTTGACGGAAATCGGTATTCATTATGTGGTTATCGGCCACAGTGAACGACGGCAATATTTTGGGGAAACGGACGAAACTGCCAATTTGAGAGTATTGGCGGCCCAAAAGGCGGGCTTAATTCCCATTCTGTGTGTGGGGGAAAGTAAGGCGCAACGGGATGCCGGAGAAACGGAACAGGTTATCGTTGACCAAGTGAAAAAAGGCTTGGTGAATGTGGATCAATCTAACCTAGTCATCGCCTACGAGCCGATTTGGGCCATTGGTACAGGGGACACCTGTGCGGCAACGGAAGCCAATCGGGTTATTGGGCTGATTCGGGAACAGTTAACTAATTCCCAGGTCACCATCCAGTATGGCGGTTCGGTCAATGCCAACAATGTGGATGAAATTATGGCCCAACCGGAAATTGATGGAGCCTTGGTGGGAGGAGCTAGTCTGGAACCCCAGAGCTTTGCCCGCATTGTTAATTTTCAGCCCTGA
- a CDS encoding MlaD family protein, with product MTAGRNQRLSPVLLQSSIGLLILTALILLAFSTLWLKNIRFGSRSYRATVLFSDAAGMLVGTRVDYRGVRVGQVVSVTPQPEGVAVEVEISPTDRLISSRAEIQARQSGLIGETSINIIPSEVVLPQEVNYKPLDKDCNPEVIICNGSILMGQDALDVNALIRAMMRISDFFSEPEINNAIRSLATQTPEALKDISQFSNEAATLLREINQDGGVKNIRRTLASVDQTAQDLSVLSREATDTVRTLNQGGTIPEINRSLRSVGSAAEQIQAFLEVNNQRLGATLTSLQGTSDQLQISVKNLEPPLVQLLTQVNEQDTVGNLNQALADLKAVADNANELTGNLNQFADRLNDPQTIILLQQLLESARAATQNLEKITSDVDQLTGNPALREQLIRLIQGLSNLVSTTEHLTKQVQYAQQLNQLSDDLALVARAQELQTPRVIPAQPQKTVTKP from the coding sequence ATGACAGCAGGACGAAACCAGCGCCTATCGCCCGTATTGTTACAGAGTAGTATCGGCCTGTTAATTCTGACTGCTCTCATTCTTTTGGCATTCAGTACCCTGTGGCTAAAAAATATTCGTTTTGGTTCCCGTTCCTACCGAGCCACGGTGCTTTTTAGTGATGCAGCCGGTATGTTAGTGGGCACCAGGGTTGACTATCGGGGGGTTAGGGTTGGTCAGGTGGTCAGCGTCACGCCCCAACCGGAAGGGGTGGCAGTGGAAGTGGAAATTAGTCCCACCGATCGCCTAATTTCCAGTCGTGCGGAAATCCAAGCACGTCAATCCGGGTTAATTGGTGAAACATCTATTAACATCATTCCCAGTGAAGTGGTTTTACCCCAGGAGGTTAACTATAAACCCCTGGATAAGGACTGTAATCCGGAAGTGATTATCTGCAACGGTTCCATCCTGATGGGGCAGGATGCGTTGGATGTTAATGCCCTAATTCGGGCCATGATGCGTATTTCTGACTTTTTCAGTGAGCCAGAGATTAACAATGCCATCCGCTCCCTTGCAACCCAAACCCCCGAAGCCCTCAAGGATATCAGTCAGTTTAGTAATGAAGCGGCTACCCTACTGCGGGAAATTAACCAGGATGGGGGAGTCAAAAACATTCGTCGCACCCTGGCCTCTGTGGATCAAACTGCCCAAGACTTGTCCGTTTTGAGCCGGGAAGCCACTGACACTGTCCGTACCCTCAACCAAGGGGGAACTATTCCGGAAATTAACCGCAGTTTGCGTTCTGTCGGATCAGCGGCGGAGCAAATCCAAGCTTTTTTGGAAGTTAATAACCAACGGCTGGGGGCTACCCTCACCAGTCTCCAGGGCACCAGCGACCAGTTACAAATCAGTGTTAAAAACCTAGAGCCCCCTTTGGTGCAATTGTTAACTCAGGTTAATGAACAAGATACGGTGGGCAATCTTAACCAAGCGTTGGCCGATCTCAAAGCTGTAGCTGATAATGCCAATGAATTGACCGGGAATCTGAATCAATTTGCCGATCGCCTGAATGATCCCCAAACCATTATTTTGTTGCAGCAGTTGTTAGAATCCGCCCGGGCTGCCACCCAGAACCTAGAAAAAATCACTTCCGATGTGGATCAACTCACCGGTAATCCAGCTTTGCGAGAGCAGTTAATTCGTCTTATTCAAGGACTAAGTAATTTGGTTTCCACCACAGAACATCTGACGAAACAGGTGCAATATGCCCAGCAATTAAATCAACTTTCCGATGATTTGGCCCTGGTGGCCAGGGCCCAGGAATTGCAAACTCCTAGAGTTATTCCCGCCCAACCCCAAAAAACCGTCACAAAACCTTAG
- a CDS encoding peroxiredoxin, whose product MTEVLRVGQPAPDFTATAIVDQSFQTVKLSTYRGKYLVLFFYPLDFTFVCPTEIIAFSDRHSEFTALDTEVVGISVDSEFSHLAWIQTERKMGGIGNINYPLVSDLKKEISQAYNVLEPDAGIALRGLFIIDREGILQYATVNNLSFGRSVDETLRVLKAIRHVQSHPNEVCPVDWQEGDKTMIPDPEKAKTYFETVAEP is encoded by the coding sequence ATGACAGAGGTATTAAGGGTAGGACAGCCGGCACCGGATTTCACCGCCACGGCGATCGTCGATCAAAGCTTCCAGACCGTCAAATTAAGCACCTACCGTGGTAAGTACCTGGTGCTGTTTTTCTATCCCCTAGATTTCACCTTTGTCTGTCCCACGGAAATCATTGCCTTTAGCGATCGCCATAGCGAATTTACTGCCCTAGATACGGAAGTTGTGGGCATCTCCGTAGACAGCGAATTTTCACACCTGGCCTGGATTCAGACCGAACGGAAAATGGGGGGCATCGGCAACATTAACTATCCCCTAGTGTCAGATCTCAAAAAAGAAATTAGCCAAGCCTATAATGTCCTCGAACCCGATGCAGGCATTGCCCTGCGGGGACTATTCATTATTGACCGGGAAGGCATCTTACAATACGCCACCGTCAACAATCTCTCCTTTGGCCGGAGTGTGGACGAAACTCTGAGGGTACTAAAAGCCATTCGCCATGTGCAATCTCACCCCAACGAAGTTTGCCCAGTGGATTGGCAGGAAGGAGACAAAACCATGATCCCCGACCCGGAAAAGGCTAAGACCTACTTCGAGACAGTGGCGGAACCTTAG
- the nrdR gene encoding transcriptional regulator NrdR has product MQCPHCQHHNSRVLESRSSEGGQSIRRRRECLECKHRFTTYERLELLPVTVIKQDGERQAFDRSKLLRGMVRACEKTDINFQRLEHIVEEIEANLQQQPKREIHSEAIGQMVLQYLRQESEVAYIRFASVYGRFQGIADFVDTLEQLQREQYPERQYLTMT; this is encoded by the coding sequence ATGCAATGTCCTCACTGTCAGCACCACAATAGTCGAGTCCTTGAATCCCGTTCCAGCGAAGGTGGCCAAAGTATTAGGCGGCGGCGGGAATGTTTGGAATGTAAACACCGTTTCACCACCTACGAACGGCTGGAGTTGTTACCCGTCACGGTCATTAAACAAGATGGGGAACGGCAAGCCTTTGACCGCTCCAAACTGCTGCGGGGTATGGTGCGGGCCTGTGAAAAAACTGATATTAATTTCCAGCGCCTAGAACACATTGTTGAAGAAATTGAGGCCAACTTACAGCAACAGCCAAAACGGGAAATTCACAGCGAGGCAATCGGGCAAATGGTGTTGCAATATTTACGCCAGGAAAGCGAAGTGGCCTATATCCGTTTTGCTTCTGTTTATGGGCGATTTCAAGGCATTGCAGATTTCGTTGATACCCTAGAGCAACTGCAACGAGAACAATATCCTGAACGGCAATATTTGACCATGACTTAG
- the folD gene encoding bifunctional methylenetetrahydrofolate dehydrogenase/methenyltetrahydrofolate cyclohydrolase FolD has product MTAVPPSCQILDGKALAQKMQGELQRDIAQLVAQGHRSPGLAVLMVGDNPASAVYVRNKEKACEKLGMVSFGKHFSADTDQETLTAAIASLNEDERVDGILVQLPLPDHLDAVKLLHTIDPSKDADGLHPVNLGHLVRGEEGLRSCTPAGVMALLAEYNLDLTGKNAVVLGRSILVGKPLALMLLEKNCTVTIAHSRTQNLADITRQADILVAAIGKPEFVTADMVKPGAIVVDVGINRLDLGEGKSTLVGDVDFAGVAPVASYLTPVPGGIGPMTVTLLLANTVASYRQRLGI; this is encoded by the coding sequence ATGACTGCCGTACCCCCATCCTGCCAAATCCTTGACGGTAAAGCCCTCGCCCAAAAAATGCAGGGGGAATTACAACGGGACATTGCCCAACTGGTGGCCCAGGGCCATCGATCGCCGGGGTTGGCGGTGTTGATGGTGGGGGACAATCCAGCCAGTGCCGTTTATGTCCGCAATAAGGAAAAAGCCTGTGAAAAATTGGGCATGGTTTCCTTTGGCAAGCATTTTTCCGCTGATACGGACCAGGAAACATTGACGGCGGCGATCGCCAGTTTGAATGAGGATGAACGGGTGGATGGCATTTTGGTGCAATTGCCCCTACCGGATCATCTCGATGCAGTCAAACTATTACACACCATTGATCCCAGTAAAGATGCAGACGGGTTGCATCCAGTCAATTTGGGTCATTTGGTGCGGGGAGAAGAGGGTCTAAGGAGTTGTACTCCAGCGGGGGTGATGGCTCTATTGGCGGAATATAACCTTGATTTAACGGGCAAAAATGCGGTGGTGTTGGGGCGCAGTATTTTGGTGGGCAAACCCCTGGCTCTAATGTTGCTAGAGAAAAATTGCACCGTTACCATTGCCCATTCTCGCACCCAAAACTTGGCCGATATCACCCGGCAAGCAGACATCCTCGTAGCGGCGATCGGTAAGCCGGAATTTGTCACCGCCGATATGGTCAAACCAGGGGCAATCGTGGTGGATGTGGGTATTAACCGTCTTGATTTAGGAGAGGGGAAATCGACACTGGTGGGGGACGTGGATTTTGCGGGGGTTGCGCCCGTGGCCAGTTACCTCACCCCTGTGCCCGGTGGCATTGGCCCCATGACGGTGACTCTGTTGTTAGCTAACACTGTGGCTAGTTATCGGCAACGGTTAGGTATTTAA
- a CDS encoding DUF751 family protein, whose protein sequence is MGDFLANVSRYPRYLISFTLGIFFSVFTWLQPLLKNRVGAIALMGLLVSGFIFLYFTLRAMLGLTV, encoded by the coding sequence ATGGGTGATTTTTTAGCCAACGTTTCCCGTTATCCCCGGTATCTGATCAGTTTTACCCTGGGCATCTTTTTCTCCGTTTTCACTTGGCTCCAGCCCCTATTAAAAAATCGTGTCGGGGCGATCGCCCTGATGGGACTGCTGGTCAGTGGATTCATTTTTCTCTATTTCACTCTGCGGGCCATGTTAGGATTGACCGTGTAG
- a CDS encoding L-amino acid dehydrogenase, producing the protein MVIRSGKTNLNPPCALMAPSSSCDCIIVGSGLSGLIAARNLSRVNYSVLVIEAQERLGGRMYGEYLPSGQWIDRGGQWVGPTQDRFLALLNEYNIERFPSPADGLKVLLFDGKRYEFDGFFQGVFQGEAPKISSDEWNDAMVAWEKFNTLAQSLDEQHPEATPENKKLDSQTFADWIKENTHTAFGHWYFSYMCRAVGFLGPAEPSQVSLLHILWGHKSASQGENPEAELLHGGAGQIPQKIAAELGNSILLGEPVIHIAQDDKGVEVTTTTGKYQGKFAIVATPPHLAGRITYSPPMPPLRQQLTQRVPMGTCCKLLISYDRPFWREKGLAGIGLGNTTWIELCADSSDPTTGVGVIASFVVGDRYGKWIAMGEAERRQGVLSDLALYFGEEALSPETYDEVDWPSEQWVGGGYAAFMPPGVWTSFGQALSAPVGRIHWAGTEIAPRWAGFFDGAIRTGEAAAKAIIGLL; encoded by the coding sequence GTGGTGATACGATCAGGCAAAACTAATTTAAATCCTCCCTGTGCTCTAATGGCCCCATCCTCGTCCTGTGATTGCATAATTGTCGGCTCAGGGTTGTCGGGATTGATCGCGGCCCGTAATTTATCTCGGGTTAACTATTCTGTCTTAGTTATTGAAGCCCAGGAACGCTTGGGGGGCAGAATGTATGGAGAATATTTGCCATCGGGACAATGGATTGACCGGGGAGGCCAATGGGTGGGCCCTACCCAGGATCGTTTTCTGGCCTTGCTTAATGAATACAACATAGAACGTTTTCCCAGTCCTGCTGATGGCTTAAAGGTATTGTTATTTGATGGGAAACGTTACGAGTTTGATGGTTTTTTTCAAGGAGTGTTCCAAGGGGAAGCGCCGAAAATAAGCTCTGATGAATGGAATGATGCCATGGTGGCATGGGAAAAATTTAATACCCTTGCCCAAAGTCTGGACGAGCAACATCCCGAAGCTACGCCAGAAAACAAAAAGTTAGACAGTCAAACCTTTGCCGATTGGATTAAAGAAAATACCCATACAGCATTCGGCCATTGGTATTTTTCCTATATGTGTCGTGCTGTGGGGTTTTTAGGCCCCGCCGAGCCTTCTCAGGTATCTCTTTTGCACATCCTATGGGGCCATAAATCTGCCTCCCAAGGGGAAAATCCAGAAGCAGAACTATTACATGGTGGGGCGGGACAAATTCCTCAAAAAATTGCCGCTGAATTGGGGAATTCCATCCTCTTAGGGGAACCGGTCATACACATTGCCCAGGACGACAAAGGGGTAGAGGTGACCACTACAACAGGAAAATATCAGGGAAAATTCGCCATTGTGGCAACCCCGCCCCATTTGGCCGGAAGAATTACCTATAGTCCCCCCATGCCTCCTCTCCGCCAGCAACTCACCCAAAGAGTACCCATGGGCACCTGCTGTAAGCTTTTGATTTCCTACGATCGCCCTTTTTGGCGGGAGAAAGGTTTAGCCGGTATTGGCTTGGGTAACACCACCTGGATCGAATTATGTGCTGATAGTTCCGATCCAACCACGGGAGTGGGAGTAATTGCTTCCTTCGTAGTTGGCGATCGGTATGGAAAATGGATTGCCATGGGCGAAGCGGAACGCCGTCAAGGAGTACTGTCAGATCTGGCTCTGTACTTTGGCGAGGAAGCTTTATCTCCTGAGACCTACGATGAAGTTGATTGGCCCAGTGAACAATGGGTTGGGGGAGGGTATGCCGCCTTTATGCCTCCCGGAGTCTGGACAAGTTTTGGCCAAGCCCTGAGCGCCCCTGTAGGTCGTATTCATTGGGCCGGGACGGAAATAGCCCCCCGCTGGGCTGGCTTTTTTGATGGTGCAATTCGTACTGGGGAAGCGGCGGCTAAAGCCATTATCGGTCTACTTTAG
- a CDS encoding photosystem II reaction center protein T yields MESVAYILVLTMALAVLFFAIAFREPPRIEK; encoded by the coding sequence ATGGAAAGTGTTGCTTACATTCTGGTGCTGACCATGGCCCTTGCGGTCCTTTTCTTTGCGATCGCCTTTCGGGAACCCCCCCGCATCGAAAAATAG
- a CDS encoding GerMN domain-containing protein — translation MSEQKSSSSLTGFALAALMVALVGTGFAFWTGFNLSQRSPTVTVDPDKPDKAVPGQAQIYWLNNNDTAIAFVPQNIPPNNDPPEVQTERALKTLLAAPDSDISAIPPNTSLLSLTKTATGINVDLSAQFTAGGGSQSMIARLGQIIYTATSTDPNLPVRLLVEGEPLTVLGGEGLMIAQPITRKQFETDFMPPDR, via the coding sequence ATGAGCGAACAAAAATCATCTTCGTCCCTGACCGGCTTTGCTCTGGCCGCTCTGATGGTGGCATTGGTTGGCACCGGCTTTGCCTTCTGGACTGGATTTAATCTTTCCCAACGTTCCCCCACGGTCACAGTGGACCCCGATAAGCCCGACAAGGCCGTCCCTGGGCAAGCACAAATTTACTGGCTTAACAACAATGACACGGCGATCGCCTTTGTGCCCCAAAACATTCCCCCCAACAATGATCCACCAGAAGTACAGACGGAACGAGCCCTGAAAACCCTATTAGCCGCTCCTGACAGCGACATTTCCGCCATTCCCCCCAATACCAGCCTTCTGAGCCTCACCAAAACCGCCACCGGCATCAACGTTGACCTATCAGCCCAATTCACCGCAGGGGGAGGGAGTCAAAGTATGATTGCCAGACTGGGACAAATTATTTACACCGCTACCAGTACAGACCCCAATCTTCCTGTTCGTTTACTAGTGGAGGGAGAACCTCTAACAGTACTAGGAGGAGAAGGGTTAATGATTGCCCAGCCCATCACCCGCAAGCAATTTGAAACGGATTTTATGCCCCCTGATCGTTGA
- a CDS encoding histidine kinase, whose protein sequence is MSSSSELGNASSVPLQFLLFIDDRPNSQDSVQEIGQCLTNLLDGHSHDLQILQISKHPHLVEHFRLVATPSLIKLQPEPRQVLAGSNIIQQLQKWWPRWQQELAMDPNPEDTGQSPSCPREISSVGYSGELMKMSDELFLLKKDKEELLQQIQFKDQILAMLAHDLRSPLTAASIAVDTLELLQHKPIEEQKPALRSQLLYQARKQFKIMDRLIEDILQASKNLNSQFQVHGRPLAIADLCQEVLELYQAKFSKKNLTITYDIPKDLPNVFADEELIRQVIANLLDNAIKYTPAHGSITVGALHRTTQKVQVSITDNGPGIPNSKQETIFEGHFRLQRDEQTDGYGLGLSLCRKIIQAHYGQIWVDSRPKQGSSFHFTLPVYR, encoded by the coding sequence ATGTCCTCCTCCTCTGAACTTGGTAATGCGTCTTCTGTGCCGTTGCAGTTTTTACTGTTCATCGATGATCGCCCCAACTCCCAAGACAGTGTGCAGGAAATTGGTCAATGCCTGACTAACCTGTTGGATGGACACAGCCATGACCTCCAAATTCTGCAAATCAGTAAACATCCCCACCTCGTAGAGCATTTTCGTCTGGTCGCCACCCCCTCCTTGATTAAACTACAACCAGAACCACGGCAGGTTTTAGCTGGCAGTAATATCATCCAACAATTGCAAAAATGGTGGCCCCGCTGGCAACAGGAATTGGCGATGGATCCTAACCCAGAGGATACGGGGCAATCCCCCAGTTGTCCCCGGGAAATTTCCTCCGTGGGTTATTCCGGGGAACTGATGAAAATGTCCGACGAACTTTTTCTGCTGAAGAAAGATAAGGAAGAATTGCTCCAACAAATACAGTTCAAGGATCAGATTCTGGCCATGTTGGCCCACGATTTACGCAGTCCCCTCACCGCCGCCTCCATTGCCGTTGATACCTTGGAATTGTTACAACACAAACCCATCGAAGAACAGAAACCTGCCCTCAGAAGTCAACTATTGTATCAAGCTCGCAAGCAGTTCAAAATTATGGACCGCTTAATTGAAGACATTTTACAGGCTTCTAAAAATCTTAATTCTCAGTTTCAAGTTCACGGTCGTCCCCTGGCGATCGCCGATCTTTGCCAAGAAGTTCTGGAATTGTACCAAGCAAAATTTAGCAAAAAAAATCTCACCATTACCTACGATATTCCCAAAGACTTACCAAATGTTTTTGCCGATGAGGAATTAATTCGCCAAGTAATTGCCAATCTTTTAGATAACGCTATCAAGTACACTCCTGCCCATGGTTCCATTACCGTGGGAGCTCTCCATCGTACTACCCAAAAAGTTCAGGTCAGCATCACTGACAACGGCCCCGGCATTCCCAATTCCAAACAAGAAACCATTTTTGAGGGACACTTTCGACTGCAACGGGATGAACAGACCGATGGCTATGGTTTAGGTTTATCTCTCTGTCGCAAAATTATCCAGGCCCACTACGGCCAAATTTGGGTGGACAGTCGCCCCAAACAGGGTAGTTCTTTTCACTTTACGTTGCCTGTTTACCGTTGA
- the rbfA gene encoding 30S ribosome-binding factor RbfA, whose protein sequence is MATSRRVSRVSSLIKREVSQMLLHEIKDDRVGTGMVSVTEVEVSGDLQHAKIFVSIYGSPEAKASTMAGLHSAAPFVRRELGQRMRLRRTPEVSFLEDRSLERGDKILNLLNNLPQAIATEDLEDDDSGLALD, encoded by the coding sequence ATGGCTACCAGTCGTCGAGTTTCCCGGGTGTCGTCCCTAATTAAGCGGGAGGTCAGTCAAATGCTTCTCCACGAAATCAAAGATGACCGGGTGGGCACAGGCATGGTTAGCGTCACGGAAGTGGAAGTTTCCGGCGACCTACAGCACGCCAAAATTTTCGTTAGCATTTACGGCTCCCCTGAAGCCAAAGCCTCCACCATGGCTGGACTGCACTCCGCCGCTCCCTTTGTCCGTCGAGAACTGGGGCAACGGATGCGTTTACGGCGCACCCCAGAAGTTTCCTTTTTAGAAGACCGCTCTTTGGAACGGGGCGATAAAATTCTCAATCTCCTCAACAACTTGCCCCAGGCGATCGCCACTGAAGATTTGGAAGACGACGATTCTGGCCTTGCCCTGGATTGA